A single region of the Streptomyces sp. ITFR-16 genome encodes:
- a CDS encoding DEAD/DEAH box helicase, producing MRPTLEARGLKESLLQYLSTTYALTDEGAREALHRFLGDETTGMFRGPYLRIRTPFTAAHEGWREHLEWQRVGFTPYAHQAVAFERLTSANGHTPQPTLVTTGTGSGKTESFLYPVLDHCRREREAGKTGIKAVFLYPMNALATDQAQRINDLLTQNDEALGKLWAGLYIGDRAATQYEKVRTRRSDMQLSPPDILITNYKMLDLLLQREDDAPLWRDADIRYVVVDEFHTYDGAQGTDVAMLLRRLASAVGMSEKGRPLGRICPVATSATLASGTDEDGVTRLLEVASDVFGTEFLAESIVGENRLSVEEFIPLTDVKMQGLPTPDELLALPDPASGEEAMLDLIKAVTTVRDPDPFLLGENLKRHLFTRAVMQALDGEVKTSDEVLDVMWRAGAAGWAEAVARQPEKAAEALARFVALMSYARDPKSSPVEPRPFVHVEVHQWARSVSRLLRGVLPWPKAEFRWDAAGMADASATDGGRTAPVTTATSGQSANLFLPAVYCRDCGRSGWAVFSPESDDHDVQFDTFKIRRASLGQDKARVRNLIAATEREAREGSGAAPMTAGGRGTSAASQGSGGLLMVLDGARKRLRLPDPLNDYDKDTKEPRLTARDSAFVLVNFGGTVANTAAREDWCAACGEHNAIRYLGTGSAAMAAASITQLFTGGELDKKLHEDKTLMFNDSVQDAAHRAGFVANRSYTFSLRALLAKHLRHDQPTPLNDLIAGVVEATTDKDTLAAVVPPDLHGYNGVDRLLSGEGRGGSLPVWRLIGQRLAFEALMEFGFRSRNGRTLELTRTAAAHVRIDDAAAVVALVKRIHEECVRDGVPLIAQDDARYLAFVRIFLERLRTRGAVAHKWLSKYVDEAGTSRYFIWGKRAPGMRAFPKRVAAPVFLLSQPKNGSEFDFATGRLSWYERWAGRCLGLPREMAPEFWNRLLPELASLGLLSVRTPTDTSVRVYGLKPGNIEAQLLDDEQVRHAYVRCPVCFWEQTVHPSLLDQWHEQPCPSYRCRNGRLVAGDRPEGLGVHHRDRDYTDDYYRRLYRKAGTYQVVTAEHTGMLSRPERENVEKAFKRREGFKDPNVLSCTPTLEMGIDIGDLSAVVLAALPRRPASYAQQVGRAGRRTGNAFLLTIPDRRRRDLYFLERPKDLIAGTIVPPGCHLSAIEILRRQYLAHLLDLAAAGRLVRADGIVLRALPHKAPRLFGPSGYLVDLVELAIAQGEELAKGFMELFPSGVNDQAKADLRAYATQDLRSRVEEAEREWFRGQRALRARLREIDDAHEELHDSDPDQARQKAELDAERRGVGRRLMNLGETSAQTALCDLGLLPNYALIDSTTVLSATLYGEDGVDAKTGQVKYTSTTDSYERPRRIALEEMAPGNTFYVNGHKHQITGLEISTGGRQEWRTWRVCPGCGYVRTEDAAEDRSPCPRCKTSHIADDGSCLFQIVEPATVTSRDKREDAQIRDDKDDRDRRFYTVVDAVDIPVETIEPGSWRHDSQTFGVDYCRKAMIRRINVGPVRYDAPNRDDFAGHRVRLNPFHVCTACGAATADGQPVFDHDTDALDSLAARSGALKHHRPWCPLRRGKKDGVRQEPVLLAHKLETEALRVLIPAATADVDSKVHSFRAALRLGVDLHFGGDPQHLATTVASMPDNESGERRWFLVLFDSLPGGTGYLDRLTDPIAFRDTLAKAYEMLKECPCAEEQRRACHRCLHRYTPEPFQDIVSRQAALTMLESLLFKQDGSDGWEWSEVDHTGLVGLDAQVESDLEARFLAALRDWVKVTDDASLDEDGHASGHLRFTDGPGVMHWRLTAQQQLRGTVTDFTFTRIDGPTQSVKVYLEGFRFHASREHNQIATDAAKRTLLRAEGETVFQITWADIDLFEKRPTRTQPVWPPYRGTAQEQAKTAYEQYGGQRAHFADAVFANPIDILIAYLRDPDADRWARRARALVTGLTAQPGTAPVTATGRRSELVAALRGQLATFSATERHDKPVVADAAAIGPVHVFRTQDETGLPLVFALDAADPEALKWTALAVLDDSEAVLDTDEHKERWRSWLYWTNLTQFLSLAGGDGVQLATSKAADFEVEVLAVCGGLGELDSLIGAPAPVVSEVPAAVVKPVDPDPGHDSPAEAALAQALRDAVWDEDILEILREDADETPDLLRLAERLADRGKQAPVFGYELGTSRWQVDFAWHTSALKIAVVAAHQGDDDPETQRRDAAYAEDGWTVRTAAEWLAHLDELLDQLPDTEEGTLR from the coding sequence GTGAGGCCGACGCTGGAGGCGCGCGGGCTCAAGGAGAGCCTGCTGCAATATCTGTCGACGACGTACGCGCTAACGGACGAGGGCGCGCGCGAAGCACTGCACCGGTTCCTCGGCGACGAGACAACGGGGATGTTCCGGGGACCGTACCTGCGGATCCGCACCCCGTTCACGGCGGCCCACGAAGGGTGGCGCGAGCACCTGGAGTGGCAGCGCGTGGGGTTCACGCCGTACGCGCACCAGGCAGTTGCGTTCGAGCGGTTGACCTCCGCGAATGGGCACACTCCGCAGCCGACCCTTGTCACTACGGGGACGGGCTCGGGAAAGACGGAATCATTCCTCTACCCCGTGCTCGATCACTGTCGCCGGGAGCGGGAGGCGGGGAAGACCGGCATCAAAGCGGTGTTCCTGTACCCGATGAACGCGCTCGCGACCGATCAGGCGCAGCGCATCAACGACCTGCTCACGCAGAACGACGAGGCTCTCGGCAAGCTCTGGGCGGGGCTGTACATCGGGGACCGGGCGGCGACCCAGTACGAGAAGGTGCGTACGCGGCGTTCGGACATGCAGCTATCACCGCCGGACATCCTGATCACCAACTACAAGATGCTGGATCTGCTGCTGCAGCGTGAGGACGACGCCCCCCTGTGGCGGGACGCGGATATCCGGTACGTGGTGGTGGACGAGTTCCACACGTACGACGGTGCGCAGGGCACCGACGTGGCGATGCTGCTGCGACGGCTCGCGTCCGCGGTCGGCATGTCCGAGAAGGGACGCCCGCTGGGCCGCATCTGTCCGGTGGCGACCTCCGCGACGCTCGCATCAGGAACAGACGAAGACGGGGTGACTCGCCTGCTGGAGGTGGCGAGCGATGTCTTCGGTACGGAGTTCTTGGCGGAGTCCATCGTCGGAGAGAACCGGCTATCGGTCGAGGAGTTCATCCCGCTGACCGACGTGAAGATGCAGGGACTGCCGACGCCCGACGAGCTGCTGGCTCTGCCCGATCCCGCTTCCGGCGAGGAGGCGATGCTCGACCTCATCAAAGCGGTGACAACGGTTCGCGATCCGGATCCGTTTCTGCTGGGTGAGAACCTCAAGCGGCATCTGTTCACCCGGGCGGTGATGCAGGCGCTGGACGGCGAGGTGAAGACCAGCGACGAAGTGCTGGACGTGATGTGGCGTGCAGGCGCGGCCGGTTGGGCAGAGGCCGTGGCTCGGCAGCCGGAGAAGGCGGCCGAGGCGCTCGCCCGATTCGTGGCGCTGATGTCGTACGCACGTGACCCCAAGTCATCTCCCGTAGAGCCGCGTCCGTTCGTACACGTCGAGGTGCACCAGTGGGCCCGGTCCGTGTCCCGGCTGTTGCGCGGTGTGCTGCCGTGGCCGAAGGCGGAGTTCCGCTGGGATGCGGCGGGCATGGCGGACGCCAGCGCCACGGACGGCGGTCGTACGGCGCCGGTGACGACGGCGACGTCGGGTCAGAGCGCCAATCTCTTCCTGCCGGCCGTCTACTGCCGGGACTGCGGGCGGTCGGGCTGGGCAGTGTTCTCGCCAGAGAGCGATGACCATGACGTCCAGTTCGACACCTTCAAGATCCGTCGCGCCTCCCTCGGCCAGGACAAAGCTCGGGTACGGAACCTGATCGCGGCGACCGAGCGGGAGGCGCGAGAGGGCTCCGGAGCAGCGCCGATGACGGCCGGCGGCAGGGGTACGAGCGCGGCATCGCAGGGCTCGGGCGGTTTGCTGATGGTGTTGGACGGCGCGCGCAAGCGGCTGCGGCTTCCGGATCCGCTCAACGACTACGACAAGGACACTAAGGAGCCGCGGCTGACGGCCCGCGACTCGGCGTTCGTGCTGGTCAACTTCGGTGGCACGGTGGCGAACACCGCGGCCAGGGAAGACTGGTGTGCGGCGTGTGGCGAGCACAATGCCATCCGATACCTGGGCACCGGGTCAGCCGCCATGGCCGCGGCGTCGATCACGCAGCTGTTCACGGGCGGGGAGCTCGACAAGAAGCTGCACGAGGACAAGACGCTGATGTTCAACGACTCGGTGCAGGATGCCGCGCACCGGGCCGGGTTCGTCGCCAACCGTTCGTATACCTTCTCGCTGCGCGCCCTGCTGGCCAAGCACCTCAGGCACGACCAGCCGACGCCGCTCAATGACCTGATCGCGGGCGTGGTCGAGGCCACCACGGATAAGGACACTCTGGCTGCGGTGGTGCCGCCGGATCTGCACGGGTACAACGGAGTTGATCGGCTGCTGTCCGGCGAGGGTCGTGGCGGGAGTCTGCCAGTGTGGCGTCTTATCGGGCAGCGTCTCGCGTTCGAAGCGCTGATGGAGTTCGGCTTCCGATCGCGCAATGGCCGCACCCTGGAGCTGACCAGGACCGCTGCTGCGCATGTTCGTATCGACGATGCGGCGGCCGTCGTAGCCCTCGTCAAGCGGATCCACGAGGAGTGCGTGCGCGACGGTGTCCCGCTGATCGCTCAGGACGACGCACGCTATCTGGCGTTCGTACGGATCTTCTTGGAGCGGCTGCGCACCCGGGGTGCGGTGGCCCACAAGTGGCTGAGCAAGTACGTGGACGAGGCGGGTACCAGCCGGTACTTCATCTGGGGCAAGCGGGCGCCAGGCATGCGGGCTTTCCCCAAGCGCGTCGCGGCCCCGGTGTTCCTGCTCAGCCAGCCCAAGAACGGCAGCGAGTTCGACTTCGCGACCGGGCGGTTGTCCTGGTACGAGCGGTGGGCAGGGCGCTGCCTCGGTCTCCCGCGCGAGATGGCGCCGGAGTTCTGGAATCGGCTGCTGCCAGAGCTGGCCTCGCTCGGCCTGCTCTCGGTCCGTACTCCGACTGATACCTCGGTACGGGTGTACGGCTTGAAGCCGGGCAACATCGAGGCCCAGCTGCTGGACGACGAGCAGGTACGTCACGCCTACGTGCGCTGCCCGGTGTGTTTCTGGGAGCAGACGGTCCACCCGTCCCTGCTTGACCAGTGGCACGAGCAGCCGTGCCCCTCTTACCGCTGCCGCAACGGCCGCCTGGTGGCCGGCGACCGGCCCGAGGGCCTGGGCGTGCACCACCGCGACCGCGACTACACCGACGACTACTACCGTCGTCTGTACCGCAAGGCGGGCACCTATCAGGTGGTCACCGCTGAGCACACCGGGATGCTCTCCCGTCCGGAGCGGGAGAATGTGGAGAAGGCCTTCAAGCGCCGCGAGGGCTTCAAGGACCCCAACGTCCTGTCGTGCACCCCGACACTGGAGATGGGCATCGACATCGGTGACCTCTCGGCGGTCGTGCTTGCCGCGCTGCCGCGTCGCCCTGCCAGCTACGCCCAACAGGTCGGGCGAGCGGGACGCCGTACGGGCAATGCGTTCTTGCTGACCATCCCCGACCGACGGCGCCGCGACCTGTACTTCCTGGAGCGGCCCAAGGATCTGATCGCGGGCACGATCGTGCCCCCGGGCTGCCATCTGTCAGCCATCGAGATCCTGCGCCGCCAATATCTGGCGCACTTGCTGGACCTCGCGGCCGCCGGACGGCTGGTGCGTGCGGACGGCATCGTGCTGCGCGCGCTGCCGCACAAGGCGCCTCGTCTGTTCGGGCCTTCGGGCTACCTGGTTGACCTGGTGGAGCTGGCCATCGCCCAGGGGGAGGAGCTGGCGAAGGGGTTCATGGAGTTGTTCCCCTCCGGTGTCAACGACCAGGCCAAGGCCGATCTGCGCGCGTACGCCACCCAGGACCTGCGCTCCAGGGTCGAGGAGGCCGAACGGGAGTGGTTCCGCGGCCAGCGAGCGCTGCGGGCCCGGCTGCGTGAGATCGACGATGCCCACGAGGAACTACACGACTCCGATCCGGACCAGGCACGGCAGAAGGCCGAACTGGACGCCGAACGACGCGGAGTTGGCCGCCGCCTGATGAACCTGGGCGAGACATCGGCCCAGACCGCGCTGTGTGATCTGGGGCTGCTGCCCAACTACGCGCTGATCGACTCCACGACCGTTCTGTCGGCGACGCTTTACGGCGAGGACGGGGTGGACGCCAAGACCGGGCAGGTGAAGTACACCTCCACCACCGACTCCTACGAGAGGCCACGGCGTATCGCCCTGGAGGAGATGGCCCCGGGCAACACCTTCTACGTCAACGGCCATAAGCATCAGATCACCGGTCTGGAGATCTCCACCGGCGGACGGCAGGAGTGGCGCACCTGGCGGGTATGCCCGGGCTGTGGATATGTGCGTACCGAGGACGCCGCCGAGGACCGGTCACCGTGCCCGCGCTGCAAGACCAGTCATATCGCGGACGACGGCTCTTGTCTGTTCCAGATCGTCGAACCAGCAACCGTGACCTCGCGGGACAAACGGGAAGACGCCCAGATCCGCGACGACAAGGATGACCGGGACCGCCGCTTCTACACCGTCGTGGACGCGGTCGACATCCCGGTGGAGACCATTGAGCCGGGCTCCTGGCGGCACGACAGCCAGACGTTCGGCGTCGACTACTGCCGCAAGGCGATGATCCGCCGGATCAACGTCGGACCCGTCCGTTACGACGCCCCGAACCGTGACGACTTCGCCGGCCACCGCGTGCGCCTGAACCCGTTCCACGTGTGCACGGCCTGCGGCGCGGCCACCGCGGACGGTCAGCCGGTCTTCGACCACGACACCGACGCACTCGACTCCCTCGCCGCCCGCAGTGGAGCACTCAAGCACCACCGTCCATGGTGCCCGCTGCGGCGCGGAAAGAAGGACGGCGTCCGGCAGGAACCGGTCCTGCTCGCCCACAAGTTGGAGACCGAAGCCCTGCGGGTCCTCATCCCCGCCGCCACCGCAGACGTCGATTCCAAGGTGCACTCGTTCAGGGCCGCACTTCGCCTCGGCGTGGACCTTCACTTCGGCGGCGACCCTCAGCACCTGGCCACCACCGTCGCCTCCATGCCGGACAACGAGAGCGGCGAGCGCCGCTGGTTCCTCGTGCTCTTCGACTCGCTGCCCGGTGGCACCGGCTACCTGGACCGGCTGACCGACCCGATCGCGTTCCGCGACACCCTGGCCAAGGCGTACGAGATGCTCAAGGAGTGCCCGTGCGCCGAGGAGCAGCGCCGGGCCTGCCACCGTTGCCTGCACCGTTACACCCCGGAGCCGTTCCAGGACATCGTCTCGCGCCAGGCCGCGCTGACGATGTTGGAGTCCCTTCTGTTCAAGCAGGACGGCTCGGACGGCTGGGAGTGGAGCGAGGTCGACCACACCGGACTGGTAGGGCTGGACGCCCAGGTCGAATCCGACCTGGAGGCGCGCTTCCTGGCGGCCCTGCGCGACTGGGTGAAGGTCACCGACGACGCCTCCCTCGACGAAGACGGCCATGCGAGCGGGCATCTGCGCTTCACCGACGGTCCCGGCGTCATGCACTGGCGGCTGACCGCGCAGCAGCAACTCCGGGGAACCGTAACCGACTTCACCTTCACGCGCATCGACGGGCCGACCCAGAGCGTCAAGGTCTACCTCGAAGGCTTCCGCTTCCACGCCAGCCGCGAGCACAACCAGATCGCCACCGACGCGGCGAAGCGCACCCTCCTGCGCGCCGAAGGGGAGACCGTCTTCCAGATCACCTGGGCAGACATCGATCTCTTCGAGAAGCGCCCCACCCGTACGCAGCCCGTATGGCCGCCGTACCGGGGCACGGCTCAGGAACAGGCCAAGACCGCCTACGAGCAGTATGGCGGCCAGCGCGCACACTTCGCCGACGCCGTCTTCGCCAACCCCATCGACATCCTGATCGCCTACCTGCGTGATCCGGATGCCGACCGCTGGGCCCGCCGGGCCCGCGCCCTGGTCACCGGACTGACGGCCCAGCCAGGCACGGCCCCGGTCACCGCGACCGGACGCCGCAGCGAACTGGTGGCAGCCCTGCGCGGCCAACTGGCCACCTTCTCCGCGACCGAGCGCCACGACAAGCCGGTCGTGGCGGATGCGGCCGCCATCGGCCCCGTCCACGTCTTCCGTACGCAGGACGAGACCGGGCTCCCGCTCGTGTTCGCCCTGGACGCCGCCGACCCTGAGGCCCTGAAGTGGACCGCGCTCGCCGTGCTCGACGACTCCGAAGCAGTGCTGGACACGGACGAGCACAAGGAGCGCTGGCGGTCCTGGCTGTACTGGACCAACCTCACCCAGTTCCTTTCGCTGGCCGGCGGCGACGGCGTCCAGCTCGCCACCAGCAAAGCTGCGGACTTCGAGGTCGAGGTCCTCGCGGTCTGCGGCGGGCTCGGCGAACTCGACTCGCTCATCGGCGCCCCCGCACCCGTCGTGTCCGAGGTGCCCGCGGCCGTGGTCAAGCCCGTCGACCCGGATCCCGGGCACGACTCGCCAGCCGAAGCGGCCCTGGCCCAGGCCCTCCGCGACGCCGTCTGGGACGAGGACATCCTGGAAATCCTGCGCGAAGACGCGGACGAGACACCGGACTTGCTCCGCCTCGCCGAGAGACTTGCCGACCGCGGCAAGCAGGCACCCGTCTTCGGCTACGAACTGGGGACCAGCCGCTGGCAGGTCGACTTCGCCTGGCACACCTCCGCCCTCAAGATTGCCGTTGTCGCCGCCCACCAGGGTGACGACGACCCCGAGACCCAGCGACGCGATGCCGCGTATGCCGAGGACGGCTGGACTGTGCGTACCGCCGCCGAATGGCTCGCCCATCTCGACGAACTGCTCGACCAGCTCCCCGACACGGAAGAAGGCACGCTCCGATGA